A region of the Curvibacter sp. AEP1-3 genome:
AAAACGCGGCGAAGTTCAATCCCATCTGAAAACCCACCACTTCCCCTGCTAGCTCAACAGAAGAGAACACCAGGCGAACGGCAAAGCCAATCGATAAACCGATAACGACTTGCTGAATGACGACTGCGAGCGCAGCGGGGTCATTAAACGAAATGACGGGCGCATCCGGCAGACTGGCCTGAATAGCCAGGGCGACCAGAAGCGATAAACCAATCTTTGCCCGCATGGGAAAAGCCCGGGAAGAAAGTACCGGCGCAGACGTAAAAACGGCCAGGACTCTCAAGAAAGGCCAGATGATCGGTGATAGCCACTGCGCAATCTGGGCTTCATCAAATGAGATCACAGGTTCACCCTGTCACACCACGGACGCCGGAATGGCCTCCAGCATTCGACGGATGTACTCCACCAGCATGGTCAGCATCCACGGACCAGCAATCGCAAACACAGCAATAACTGCCAGCAACTTGGGAACGAATGCCAGAGTCGCCTCGTGAATCTGGGTGACCGCTTGAAAAAGGCTGACCAGCAAACCGACCACAAGGGCCGCGCCCAACACCGGCGCTGACACCATCAAAAGCATCAACAAGGCTTCTTGCCCCATGGTCAAAACGGTTTGCGCGTTCATGG
Encoded here:
- the fliQ gene encoding flagellar biosynthesis protein FliQ, which codes for MNAQTVLTMGQEALLMLLMVSAPVLGAALVVGLLVSLFQAVTQIHEATLAFVPKLLAVIAVFAIAGPWMLTMLVEYIRRMLEAIPASVV